In Candidatus Rokuibacteriota bacterium, the genomic window TTTCCCTTCCGCGCGCCGGGCACCGTCTGATTGAAGAGATAGCTAATGATGTTCTCCCGTGACGGGAGGCGACCACCGTTGACGCGGCAGAAGAAACCGTACTCGGTTTCAAGCCCGAAGACGCGCCGCATGAACGCTCCTTCCCGGGGCGAGCATGCCGCCTGGGGACTGCTCGGCCATTCCTACAGGAGTGTCGGCACTCACGGACGGTCCGGCCCCTTTCGTGACGGGTTCGGGGGTCTTGCCTCATTGTATCCATCACACACGGTGGGGGGCCCCCCGCCCCGCGCCGCAAGAGAGGAGCTGGCTCCCCCGCACGATTTGGCGGCGGATGAGCACGGAGCCTCCCGCAGCCGGCGCCGTACCGCCTCCCACGCTCCCCGCTGGACTTCCCGGGTCTCGAAGTACCCCGGTTGCGCGGCGTCGGCGCACGTAAAGGCAGCGGCGGCCTCCCGGTCTCGGCCGAGCAGGAGCGCGGCCATGCCGAGATTACCCCAGGCGGCCGCGTAGCCAGGTCTGACGCGGACCGCCTCGCCATACGCCGCGATGGCCTCCTCCTGCCGCCCCACGGCGCTGAAGGCGACGCCGAGGTTGTAGTGGGCGTCGGCATCGCTGGGGTTCAGCTGAGTGGCAGTCCTGAACTCGGTGACCGCCTCGGTCCAGCGGCCAAGGTGGCTGAGCGCCACCCCGAGGTTGTAGTGGGCGTCGGGGTCGTTGGGGTCTGCGCGAAGCGCTTGCCGATGCGCCTGTGCTGCCTCGTGCCACCGAAGCAGGTGTGCGAGCGCCACGCCCAGGCTGGTATGGACAGCGGGAACGCCAGGCGTGAGGTGGGCGGCTTCGATGAAGGCCCGTGCGGCGGCCTCGTCGCGGCCGAGGCTCATCAACTCCAGACCTTTGTGGTAGTGGGCCGCCGCGCGGTCCGCGGGCCCGAGGTCTGATCCGGTGGCCTCATCACAGGCCTTGAGTGCGGCCTGCCCGTGTCGCGCGATGCACTGGAGCAGGGCCTCGCCGGCGTGGGACCCTCCTTGTCCGGGACCCAGGGTAATCAGGCACGCAGAAAGAAGGGCGGAGCTCCTCACCCAGGGCAATCCCCCGTGTCGGATAGCCCGAGCGGCGAGATCGACAGCGTTTGTCCTCACGCGCCAAGCCCTCCACGGCTACGCCGCGCAGCCAGCAACCCGGTGTGCGTGTCGAAGGTGTGGCCTCCGTCCCCGCAAGGACTATGAGCCGCGACCGCTGTTACGAGCGCTATCTTCGCGATGCGCCCTTCCTCGGGGAACCCCGCGAGGGCGCCACCCATCCCGGGTGACGCCCTTAGCGGGTCCGACGAGCGAGATCCGCGCCAACGGGCTACTTCTTCTCCTCCTTCTTCTCGGTCATCGCCTTGCCCGTCTTGGGTTTGGCGACGAACTTCTTCTCGCAGTCGGCCTTCTTGGCCTCGTCGCTCCCGGCCTTCTCAAAGCACGCCGCCTTCTTCTCCTCCATGCTCATGGCCTTCGTCGCCGGCTTCTTCTCCGTGGCCTTCTCTTCAGTCTTCTTCTCCTGAGCCGGCGCGGGCGTGGTCGTCTGGGCCACCGCGGCCCCGGTCGTGCCAAGGAGGAAGGCCGTGCTGATGAACAGCGCGATCATCTTTCTCACGTGCTTTCACCTCCTTTCGGTGTCTGTGACGAGCACCATCTTCGCGATGCGTTCTCCCTCGGTCTCCTTATACAAGACGCCGACGATGTCGCCACGATGGAGATCGTCGACGCCCCCCTCCTTCCCGTTCACCCGGATCGTCGCGCCTGCCATCCCGAAGACATACCTCTTCGGTCCCCCCTCGGACACTTCCAGCACGAGACGCCTTTCGTCGGCGAATTCAATCGCGCCGCGAAGCACCCCTACGTCTGCGCCGAGCTCGGTGCGCCCTCGCGGTTCAGGAGGCGTGATCTCGCCGCCTCGGCTTACTGCCTGCAGGTGAGCCTGCCCGCTTTGGTGGATGCCGTAGTTGATCACGGCCGCGACGGCTACGACTCCCGAGAGCGCGACGAGAACCGCAATGGAAGGTTTTCGGTGATCCCGCACCACCCGCCCCTCCCTTTCCACGCTCCAACCGCTGGGAGCGCATCCCTAGCCGGAAATGCAGCCGCAGATCAGTGCCGCAATCCGCGTGCCACCTGGCTATGTCCCGATCAAGCCAGTGGGAATCGCAGTTC contains:
- a CDS encoding tetratricopeptide repeat protein, whose protein sequence is MRSSALLSACLITLGPGQGGSHAGEALLQCIARHGQAALKACDEATGSDLGPADRAAAHYHKGLELMSLGRDEAAARAFIEAAHLTPGVPAVHTSLGVALAHLLRWHEAAQAHRQALRADPNDPDAHYNLGVALSHLGRWTEAVTEFRTATQLNPSDADAHYNLGVAFSAVGRQEEAIAAYGEAVRVRPGYAAAWGNLGMAALLLGRDREAAAAFTCADAAQPGYFETREVQRGAWEAVRRRLREAPCSSAAKSCGGASSSLAARGGGPPTVCDGYNEARPPNPSRKGPDRP